The genomic window ATTCGAACCATGCACCACACATGGCCGTGAATAACTAAGAAAAGAAAATCTGAAATTGGCTAATGCCGGATACTACTACACTCTGGCCCAAATATAAGGCGATATTTATCAGATTAACAAATTTCAATACTCAAATTTGTGATTGAAGATCCAAAGTCGGTGGACCTGTGATTGAAACAGATGCCACCATGTTTAGGTGTGAATGATCGCATTTGACTTTTGAATAGCTGACTATGAAGATGTACAGTATTTGCCAGGAAGGTGGTGATGGCGTGTGGAAAGATTTTGTTTCGAAACCAGGAAGAGCTATAAATGCTTGTTCTCGAAGAAATTCTTCTTAAAATAATTTATCTTTAATTCCATGAGACCACTTGCTGCAGGATTCCTTTTTCTCCTTATTTCCGGGTCGTTGTTTGCACAAAGCAAAAAGGCTGAACACTTGCTCGAAAAAGGCCGGGAAAAGATTTTAAAAGAAGATCTGGATGGTGCCATAGAGGATCTGTCCGGAGCCATTTCTCACGATAGTACCTTGACGGAGGCGCATTACGAACTGGGAGTGATCTATCTCAAATTGAGCAATACCAAATCCGCCATGCAATCTTTCAATAGGGCTATTGAGATAGATTCAACCCACAGCAGGGCTTACAAGAACCGGGGAAAAGTAAAAGCCATTCTGCAGGATTACCGGGGAGCTATGGAAGATTTTAAAAGGGCAATTGCCCTGGATGAAAAGTATGTCAATGCATATTTTGACCGTGCGGTAACATGGATGCAATTGAAAAAGTACGATCAGGCTATCCGGGATTT from Flavobacteriales bacterium includes these protein-coding regions:
- a CDS encoding tetratricopeptide repeat protein — translated: MRPLAAGFLFLLISGSLFAQSKKAEHLLEKGREKILKEDLDGAIEDLSGAISHDSTLTEAHYELGVIYLKLSNTKSAMQSFNRAIEIDSTHSRAYKNRGKVKAILQDYRGAMEDFKRAIALDEKYVNAYFDRAVTWMQLKKYDQAIRDFDMVIKLSPKDAEAWLQRGSAKIYNGDKEGGCLDWSKSGELGNINVYELIRKNCH